In Chelonia mydas isolate rCheMyd1 chromosome 20, rCheMyd1.pri.v2, whole genome shotgun sequence, a single genomic region encodes these proteins:
- the LOC119564311 gene encoding uncharacterized protein LOC119564311 isoform X3, with amino-acid sequence MACKATYSNVDIIEPGQEDPWGSEPRAKAAVSDVYTEEESQYEAVDPAVGARRRQTEQQEARAPEWEWRRGRRWILACTTGLGVSVLLNLLLLTLGVVRYMEMASALERMQVENQLLRDVASGSFLIYSESHQLCVDVTASGSLTAMPCTPGALSQHFQWLSQGQLLSVAHQQCVAVPKRLSRVAVRLEPCKAHRELQHWECRANGLLALARENLYFNYGNNQNHVVMLYSGVGPWSRWVIYGSHEDLCSCSCHVCTPCRRGWTFFQDSCYFHSRSLGTWDVANRSCASLGALLLQVTSLAEQGWELSWETKDSCHMQKLFKTGE; translated from the exons ATGGCCTGCAAGGCAACATACAGCAACGTCGACATCATTGAACCAGGACAGGAGGACCCATGGGGTTCTGAGCCAAGGGCGAAGGCAG CTGTCAGCGATGTGTACACCGAAGAGGAGAGCCAATATGAGGCTGTCGACCCAGCTGTTggagcaaggaggaggcagaCGGAGCAGCAGGAGGCTCGGGCTCCAG AGTGGGAGTGGAGACGGGGCCGGAGGTGGATTTTGGCCTGCACGACTGGCCTGGGAGTCTCTGTGCTGCTGAACCTGCTGCTCCTCACACTTGGTGTTGTCCGAT ACATGGAGATGGCCAGTGCCCTTGAGAGAATGCAAGTGGAGAACCAGCTGCTCCGGGATGTGG CCTCCGGTTCCTTCCTGATCTACAGTGAGTCACACCAGCTGTGCGTGGATGTGACAGCGAGTGGCTCCCTGACAGCCATGCCCTGCACCCCTGGCGCCCTCAGCCAGCACTTCCAGTGGCTGTCTCAGGGCCAGCTGCTGAGCGTGGCCCACCAGCAGTGCGTAGCTGTGCCAAAGCGGCTCAGCCGGGTGGCCGTGCGCCTGGAGCCCTGCAAGGCGCACAGAGAGCTGCAGCACTGGGAGTGCCGGGCAAACGGGCTGCTGGCCCTCGCCAGGGAGAACCTCTACTTCAACTATGGCAACAACCAGAATCACGTGGTGATGCTGTACTCAGGGGTTGGGCCCTGGAGCCGTTGGGTCATCTATGGGAGCCATGAGGacctctgctcctgctcctgtcaTG tcTGCACCCCATGTCGCAGGGGGTGGACTTTCTTCCAGGACAGTTGCTACTTCCACTCTCGCTCCCTGGGCACCTGGGATGTTGCCAACCGCTCCTGTGCCTCTCTAGGTGCCCTGCTCCTCCAGGTGACCAGCCTTGCTGAGCAG GGGTGGGAACTATCctgggagacaaaggattcctgccatatgcaaaaactatttaagacaggggagtga
- the LOC119564311 gene encoding uncharacterized protein LOC119564311 isoform X2: protein MACKATYSNVDIIEPGQEDPWGSEPRAKAAVSDVYTEEESQYEAVDPAVGARRRQTEQQEARAPEWEWRRGRRWILACTTGLGVSVLLNLLLLTLGVVRYMEMASALERMQVENQLLRDVASGSFLIYSESHQLCVDVTASGSLTAMPCTPGALSQHFQWLSQGQLLSVAHQQCVAVPKRLSRVAVRLEPCKAHRELQHWECRANGLLALARENLYFNYGNNQNHVVMLYSGVGPWSRWVIYGSHEDLCSCSCHVCTPCRRGWTFFQDSCYFHSRSLGTWDVANRSCASLGALLLQVTSLAEQLLADRGAQWQAEGELCLGTAGWALV, encoded by the exons ATGGCCTGCAAGGCAACATACAGCAACGTCGACATCATTGAACCAGGACAGGAGGACCCATGGGGTTCTGAGCCAAGGGCGAAGGCAG CTGTCAGCGATGTGTACACCGAAGAGGAGAGCCAATATGAGGCTGTCGACCCAGCTGTTggagcaaggaggaggcagaCGGAGCAGCAGGAGGCTCGGGCTCCAG AGTGGGAGTGGAGACGGGGCCGGAGGTGGATTTTGGCCTGCACGACTGGCCTGGGAGTCTCTGTGCTGCTGAACCTGCTGCTCCTCACACTTGGTGTTGTCCGAT ACATGGAGATGGCCAGTGCCCTTGAGAGAATGCAAGTGGAGAACCAGCTGCTCCGGGATGTGG CCTCCGGTTCCTTCCTGATCTACAGTGAGTCACACCAGCTGTGCGTGGATGTGACAGCGAGTGGCTCCCTGACAGCCATGCCCTGCACCCCTGGCGCCCTCAGCCAGCACTTCCAGTGGCTGTCTCAGGGCCAGCTGCTGAGCGTGGCCCACCAGCAGTGCGTAGCTGTGCCAAAGCGGCTCAGCCGGGTGGCCGTGCGCCTGGAGCCCTGCAAGGCGCACAGAGAGCTGCAGCACTGGGAGTGCCGGGCAAACGGGCTGCTGGCCCTCGCCAGGGAGAACCTCTACTTCAACTATGGCAACAACCAGAATCACGTGGTGATGCTGTACTCAGGGGTTGGGCCCTGGAGCCGTTGGGTCATCTATGGGAGCCATGAGGacctctgctcctgctcctgtcaTG tcTGCACCCCATGTCGCAGGGGGTGGACTTTCTTCCAGGACAGTTGCTACTTCCACTCTCGCTCCCTGGGCACCTGGGATGTTGCCAACCGCTCCTGTGCCTCTCTAGGTGCCCTGCTCCTCCAGGTGACCAGCCTTGCTGAGCAG CTATTGGCAGACAGGGGAGCCCAATGGCAGGCAGAAGGAGAACTGTGCCTTGGTACGGCAGGATGGGCACTGGTATGA
- the LOC119564311 gene encoding macrophage mannose receptor 1-like isoform X1 — protein MACKATYSNVDIIEPGQEDPWGSEPRAKAAVSDVYTEEESQYEAVDPAVGARRRQTEQQEARAPEWEWRRGRRWILACTTGLGVSVLLNLLLLTLGVVRYMEMASALERMQVENQLLRDVASGSFLIYSESHQLCVDVTASGSLTAMPCTPGALSQHFQWLSQGQLLSVAHQQCVAVPKRLSRVAVRLEPCKAHRELQHWECRANGLLALARENLYFNYGNNQNHVVMLYSGVGPWSRWVIYGSHEDLCSCSCHVCTPCRRGWTFFQDSCYFHSRSLGTWDVANRSCASLGALLLQVTSLAEQAHIMASMKAPSSWMGLTDQALEGAWMWVDGTHSAANASYWQTGEPNGRQKENCALVRQDGHWYDAPCTEQHHWVCEGEP, from the exons ATGGCCTGCAAGGCAACATACAGCAACGTCGACATCATTGAACCAGGACAGGAGGACCCATGGGGTTCTGAGCCAAGGGCGAAGGCAG CTGTCAGCGATGTGTACACCGAAGAGGAGAGCCAATATGAGGCTGTCGACCCAGCTGTTggagcaaggaggaggcagaCGGAGCAGCAGGAGGCTCGGGCTCCAG AGTGGGAGTGGAGACGGGGCCGGAGGTGGATTTTGGCCTGCACGACTGGCCTGGGAGTCTCTGTGCTGCTGAACCTGCTGCTCCTCACACTTGGTGTTGTCCGAT ACATGGAGATGGCCAGTGCCCTTGAGAGAATGCAAGTGGAGAACCAGCTGCTCCGGGATGTGG CCTCCGGTTCCTTCCTGATCTACAGTGAGTCACACCAGCTGTGCGTGGATGTGACAGCGAGTGGCTCCCTGACAGCCATGCCCTGCACCCCTGGCGCCCTCAGCCAGCACTTCCAGTGGCTGTCTCAGGGCCAGCTGCTGAGCGTGGCCCACCAGCAGTGCGTAGCTGTGCCAAAGCGGCTCAGCCGGGTGGCCGTGCGCCTGGAGCCCTGCAAGGCGCACAGAGAGCTGCAGCACTGGGAGTGCCGGGCAAACGGGCTGCTGGCCCTCGCCAGGGAGAACCTCTACTTCAACTATGGCAACAACCAGAATCACGTGGTGATGCTGTACTCAGGGGTTGGGCCCTGGAGCCGTTGGGTCATCTATGGGAGCCATGAGGacctctgctcctgctcctgtcaTG tcTGCACCCCATGTCGCAGGGGGTGGACTTTCTTCCAGGACAGTTGCTACTTCCACTCTCGCTCCCTGGGCACCTGGGATGTTGCCAACCGCTCCTGTGCCTCTCTAGGTGCCCTGCTCCTCCAGGTGACCAGCCTTGCTGAGCAG GCTCACATCATGGCTTCCATGAAAGCACCATCCTCCTGGATGGGCCTCACGGACCAGGCACTCGAGGGGGCTTGGATGTGGGTGGACGGGACTCActcagcagccaatgccag CTATTGGCAGACAGGGGAGCCCAATGGCAGGCAGAAGGAGAACTGTGCCTTGGTACGGCAGGATGGGCACTGGTATGACGCCCCATGCACGGAGCAGCACCACTGGGTGTGTGAAGGGGAGCCCTGA